The following nucleotide sequence is from Solea senegalensis isolate Sse05_10M linkage group LG19, IFAPA_SoseM_1, whole genome shotgun sequence.
GCTTGAGACCATGTAAGATGACCTGTGCCAGCCTGCAGTGCCACGCAGGAATCTCCCCTTGCACTGAAACTCAACacctcagcagctcagctcctctCTGGATCCAGGCCTTCAGTGCACTACATCGGCAGCTTTGCTCCTCATTTCCACAAACCCTGGAAGTAATTCATCAAATGAGCAACACAGCCTGTTTGACGCTCGCGTTGTCAACAAAGTGTCCAGTTATGGTTTTGAATGAATTTAAATACACGTATTCTGACATTTCTGGGTCTAGCACACGTTCCTGGTAgtgaggcaggaaaaaaaagtcccagTTGGTTACATGGTTGCCAGGAGGTGAATAAACAACACTAACAAAGCCAGAGGCTGTAACCCAAGATATAAATAGCACTGATAGAGCACAAATTGCATGTAAAGACAGCTGCTGACCATCGGCTCGGCTGGCAAACGgctcatgtgcatgtgtgtgctcgCAAATATGTGCGaacttaaaatgtatgtttgcaTATGTGTGCGTTCCCCCAGAGAGTGCATGTCAGCATTCCTGACGCAGGAAACACAATGGAGGCAGAACAAAGAGACGTGAGCCATTGACTTAGCACACCACAGAGATCTGCTGCAGGAGGCAACGGCGCTGCTGGACGGAAAGTTTGTGAAGTAAAAGCTGCAGCTTCTAGctttattttgacagatttGGTACTACAGAGGGAGTGTAGGTGTGCCATGTGTGGGTTTGAGCCAGTgtgatgtttgtatttgtcaaaTAGTAAAATCACTGGAAAATAATTCTAAAATATCCTAATAGCGAGAAGCTGAATGCAAAACCTTTGTGGTTTAAAAGATATAAAACTACAGTTGGGACAACAGAGGGAACATACTGTGGGGTCTTTGTGGGGATTCCACAGTTACCACAGGTGTGCCATACTCTTATTGTGAAGGATTCATTgcttgggtaaaaaaaaaagttgtgtttcatatatatatatatatatatatatatatatatatacacacattttgagagtgacatttgcatttctgactgaaaacacttcataaataagaatataaagctacagtatcagtagatactcaaggCTGTGATATCAGAGAAGCAGTATAGTGGTATAGAGCCATCCCTACATATCAATAGGTACAAGGTGCtgaacaatacaatacacagCATCACAGTGACATACTTCAACTATCTGTGGTCAGGCTGAAGGCCACGTTCTCAGACGTTGTCGGCAGGAATGTGAAAACCTCCATTCCTCATGCCACAGAGATGAAAGAGTAAGATGCAGATGATTCCTGTGAGATGACAAGCTCGGGTGTTCGTCTGCTCTATAGATGTGTCAGCACTTCATACCATGTGTACATGTgcttcaaacaaaaacaaccatccaGCTTGCCTCCCTGCTCAGGCCCACAGAGAGCACAGGCTCAAGCATCCCACAATCCCACATCCTGCAGAACAGGCAATAAGTGAAAGTCGACAACAGCCACACAAGAGCAAGCGTCATGTGATGAACTGGAGGATTTTCGATTAGAGGGGAGAAACCATCAAGGCTAAACAAGGATCATGTGCTTCTAATCCAAAGACACTAGTTGGCACTGGCTCTGAAATAAAGGCTTTGGATGAGCGAGCAGGACAGGAGCTCAGATATCAACAAATATTCAAAGAAGGCACAAAAAAATGCTATTAAGCgataaaaaatgcatttaaatccTGTGCCCGAGATGTCCTAACAAAACGAAATACCACAATTTAAACCTGATTTTCTTTACAGTTTGGCTTCACTCAAAAGTGCCAACATGTTGGATGTGACGCACTTCAACACAAGGGCCCTGGAGTCCAGAAGCAGCATAGTAAACCAGATTAAAAGGCTGGCTTAGAATAAGCCTCCAACCAATTACACCTGTCCTGACTGACTGTAACTGTGAGTCGGGACAACTACATTagagatactgtatgtggttGGAGGACACTGAGATAAAGAGCAGCTTTCAACTCATTAAGGCACCATAACCCAGGCATCAGCAGCACATCAACAGGTGATGCATCACATATCAATACAGTAGGAAGATTCATAGAATATTTCACGGCACAGAACCGGTTTAAAGCTGGGAAAGTATTTCATTGTCAGTCGATTTAATATATGACAGTTATTtataatgaacaaaaaacaatttagaTTAATTTCACAAGATAACAAAACAATCCAGGGTTCTTTACGTTTCATCCATGCGTAATTCGTGCGTAAAACGCGGCCTGAGAAACGAAGACTGCACTGTTTCTGCTTTTAGATACTTGAGacaacactaaaataaaatcttttttttaagattaacAAAGTGACTGACCACGACACACTCAACGGGTCTTATAGAATGCACAGCTCGAGCTCCAGCGGCTCGAACAGAACGAGTACCGAGGGACCCATGCGTCCGGACTAACAAACAGATGAAATTACGTCATTTGagtcaataaaataattcaaaaaaagtGACGTGAATACTTACGTGCATGAGAAGTGGACGTGAGCGGTGCCGCTGCTCGTCCTCAGCCCGGCTGTCCCTCAACCACTGGACTACGGACAGTCGCTCCAAATGTGGTCACAGTGACAGGCCGTGGACAGTGGAGGGCTCTCCGTATTAAGGGGCGAGAGTATAAATAGATGGACAAACGTGGTCGCCCCTTcccctgtgtgtgaaaaagcagcagcaggagcagcagcagagagacgcAGCTCCTGTAGAGCTGTGCTCACTCTGTGAGTTTACATGAGAAGAAGATAAGAAGCTTCTGAAACGAGGCCAAGTCTCATCTGTGGTGTCACCACATTAACCACAGGCTCAGGCCTTGTAGTTAATGTGGTTCATGATCTGTCAATTTccatacattttcatatttaatgtgGATTATATTTGACCTGTGGTGATACAATCATTTAAGAGACATAGTTAAATCATTGTTTGGCATATGTTTCAAACATATTATCAGCCAAATAgctaaatacattttattaatattttttttttattgccttaGGACTGtcagtttttttggggggggaattTGGTTGAACTTACCCTTTATTTCTTTGTGGTTTtcaatttatcctccacataactGTGTAGGAAATATCTCCACACTGCCCCCATCTGTTCAAACTCTGTGATTACAAAGGGCAGGCTGATAGCAGCATAGAGTAAAGACTTCTGGTGTTGTACTGAAATGCAGGGACTGATCTGTGAGACAATTATTTATAGAAATGTTTCTCAAATGAACAGTGCAACTTGagtggtaaaaaaacaaactcaaaaaaacGTTTTTACAAACCAGTTATTGCACCATAATTttcttcagaaaaacaaacaaaaacataaaattaaataaaagaaggCAATTTCCTCCCGTGTTTACAAGTCAGGGCTTTGGTGAAACAAGATTAACTAACTCAACGTTCAAGTCCtcataatagtgtttttaaacAGAATTTTTCGAGGTAAcgttcaacaaaaacaaagaagtatgatttactgtgaaatggCTTGTGGAATTTAAATTATAAAGAATCGTTTCGCCAGTTTGATCAAAAATTAAGTGTTAATACAAATGGTCGATCATGGGAGTGTTACACAAAAATCAGAAGACCCTCATGATGTTTTTCGAACAGTCCAAAAACTCTGAACAACGATGGATGTTATGGCATGAGACGGCGGAGGCGGAGGTTTTCTTCAGTGCCGTGTGAAGAAAGGATGAGCCAGAGCTTCAGCAGCTGAGATGCGGCTGCTGGGATTGAACGTCAAACATTTCTGCAGGTGAGGAAACATTATATGAGTTATGttaaatcattttgtttggtGAATTTCTACAGGCAACCAGAGGGTGTGTCTGAGGGCGCTTACACACCAGAGCTTTCCACTTTAAACGGACCAGATTTTGTTTCCTAGAATAGTCCTCTTCGTTTGGGCAGGTTTGAAAGCTCATTAGAATTCTGGTGCGGACCAAACAAGCGAACTCTGGCCCTCCTGAAAACATGGGTCTCGGACTGTCCAGCGaaccaaagagaggaagtgaggatagCACGCGGCCTCGCCTGTTGACTGGGAAACCTCTTGTGAAAAACCAATAAGGTTTGAACACCAAAGTGAAAACAAGACTGTATAAATTTGGTGTTgctccatttttttgtttttgcggTGAACATGCCGGCTGAAGAGGAGGGATTTTCGTCCCTGGGCAATTGATGAGCcgggttttcttcttcctcatgcaTTTTTGTCTTCCAGCTGTTTTAACTGTGTGACGTTGTCAACGCAGTTTGGTCTGGTAacaaaagtgcagtgtgaaagtgaTGGGTGTGAGTTCTGGTGTGAAAGCGCCCTTACTGCCTTTCTGCTGTCTTTACCTCTACCGCCTTCATGAGGTGCACATTCAAATATCTTGACAGCTGTTGCATGACCTAACATGACGTTTTGTGCTATTTATGTCTCCCTCAGGATGAAGCGTTTCTAATATACTGATTCTCTGACTTTTGCCAAAACTTAATCATTTCATAGTCCACAATACTACAATGGTACAGTAATCATTCTTTGCTCGGCCATAGCTGTTGTATGCTTTTCATGCTAATTTACAACATGCTGacaccctctgtgtgtgtgtgtgtctaacccCAGgtgtggaacaaaaaaaaaagcatggcaACATTTCAAATCTGCTCACAGCCAGCAGGTCGTTCTCCTCTGGGCCCACGATGTGCAGCGGCATGTTGCGGGAAACCTTTGGTCCCCAGCTGAATGAGTATGAGAACGGGCTGTCGGTCGGCCAGTCCTCCTCACCAGGAAAACCAATAAACCTGGGGGAAAGATGATTTAACCAACaaagaccaggaccaggacaaAAGCTACTCTGACattatccatttatttaataacaaataaaaggtGAAAACAAATGTCTCGCAGCAGATGGACACCCTTTAACTGCATTACAGATCCATAGTTGCTGAATAATTTGAAATGAACAAAGGCTAAAGCACTCATATTCATGGCTGAATTTAAAAGAATAGTttgggttcttttttttcagcatcttaTATGTGCATACCTCTCATTGAAAACACGGTTGTCATAGTAACACCAGATAAAACAGATTTAACCCACTCAACAAAAGGCTGTCCTAGGAAAAATCAATGCCAGCTTTAAGTTTTTATCTATCTTAAAATTATATTCATTGCTTAATCagaccaaagtccatggagaaaatcggCTTGCAGGGAAATGGGAGTTGCTGGTTTGTGCCACTCAGTGAATTCTGAAAGAAGGTTTTCAAATATAAAAGTTAcgtaataacacatttgaacctagtgatgaaggcagcagtggatcatcaACTCCTGCCTGCACTGATGTAAAATTACtgaatttctctatggactttggtgtggggagtgtgAAGTTTATAAAGTGACACAGACTTGAGTTTCCCTTTGGAAAAGGCTGCTTAACAGGTAATCTAAAGCTTAAGGTGTgatttttattaggtgagccttttgcaAATTTACTAAAATCAGTACTCCCTTGCTGGTGGCCATGCCTGCCAGTCTAATGTGGCAGAAAGCAGTCAGCTGTTAAAGATCTTGACAATGTGTccgtacctcatacaaccacattccAAAATTGGAACTCTCACTTCACGGTTTGGTCAATACACACACGCGTGTAAGCAGATAATAATGCTTACTATGTgtgaagaaaggaaggaagataCTCACTCAAAGATTTTTTGCAGCTGCTGCACCTCTGTAAAAGCCTGAAACAGCGGTCTGTTGGAAACAACAAaatgcttcatttttttccaacTACCCAGACTCTCCTACAGCCACTGACACACTCGGCTGTCCTTACCTCAAGAGGAAGAGCTCAGCAAAGATGCAGCCAGCGCTCCACATGTCCACAGAGGACATGTAGACAGACCTCAGCAGCACCTCGGGAGCTCTGTACCAGAGTGTCACCACCTGAGAGCAAAgagattaaaacacaaaaacagggaTTCAAAGAAGTGACAAGAACATTTTTCATCACAGGCAGACGCACAGAAAATGACTGCAATGAGACTAAAAAGCATGATGAGCAGTTTACATTCAGCATGACTGCTTCACTTACCTCTGGAGTGAGAGCAATATTGAAGGTGTAGATGCGTGCCATTCCAAAGTCAGCAATTTTAATTTCTCCTCGGCTGCTgatcaggacattttctggtttcaggtCACGGTGCAGCACCATGTTAGTGTGTAAGAAGTCCAAaccctgcagcagctgcagcatcacATTCTgtacaacacagacacaaagcaacacagagaAGGACTTTGTTTTCAAAATCTGGGTTTCATGTATTTCTGGGGACACaatcaaaaaaagtcatatacACGTGGCAGCTCGCCTATGACAGGTCACACCTTAATACAGTCAGGACTCATTCCAGCAGCAGGAACCTTGGAGAGGTAGGTGGACAGGTCCTGGTCGATGTATTCTA
It contains:
- the cdk21 gene encoding cyclin-dependent kinase 6, whose translation is MDACIKPLCFELLSEVGEGSYAKVYKAREVGEEQRLLAVKKFNFHASASDNGIPAFIIREVSLLRKMKSFNHPNIVKLLDASVEPVGRSLDLTLVLEYIDQDLSTYLSKVPAAGMSPDCIKNVMLQLLQGLDFLHTNMVLHRDLKPENVLISSRGEIKIADFGMARIYTFNIALTPEVVTLWYRAPEVLLRSVYMSSVDMWSAGCIFAELFLLRPLFQAFTEVQQLQKIFEFIGFPGEEDWPTDSPFSYSFSWGPKVSRNMPLHIVGPEENDLLAKCLTFNPSSRISAAEALAHPFFTRH